The window TGTGATTTATGAGTTATAAAGAAATGTGGGAACAAGTTAAAACAAAATTAATGGGCGAAACAATTGATCCAATTATTTTTAATACTTATATTAAAAATACTAATATTCATTCAATTACTAATAATAATGAATGTATCATTTTAGTTCGGAGTGGTTTTGCAAAAGAAATTTTAACAAAAAATTTAACTAATAAAATTCAAATTATTATTAATCAAGTTAGTAATCGGCAACTAAGTGTTAAATTCCTTGAACAATATGAAATTGAAAATATGCCCCATCAACAATATGATGAATGTGATGATAATTTAAAAAGTAATAAGAAAAAATTTACCTTTACTAACTTTGTTAAAGGAGCTTGTAATCAAGATGCTTATCAAGCATCATTAGCTGTTGTTAAAAATCTTGGTGTTAGTTGAAATCCATTATTTATTTATGGAAATTCAGGACTAGGTAAAACGCATTTATTACATGCTGTAGAAAATGAAATTATTAAAAATAATTTTTAATTTTGTCGAAAACTCTTGATATTTATTGAATATACTTAATTTTAGATATATTTTTAATATGATAGAGGTGGATAATAATTATGGAAAAAATAATTCAAGAACTAGTAAATACTTTAACAGATGATCAATTTTTAGAATTTTATGAAAAAGTCAAACAACAAGCAGAATTAATAAAAAAACAAAAACGGTTAAATGAAATTGATCAAAAATTTAGAGCGCAAGGTATTAAATGCCCTAAATGTGAATCTTACCATTGCGTTAAAAATGGACATAATTCAGAAGGAAAACAAAAATATTTATGTAAAAATTGCCGTGCAAGTTTTGACGCTTTTCGTAATCATTTTATTTATTGAAGTCATTTAAATTATGAACAATGAAATTTATTGATTCAAATTTCATTGCCGGGGCAATCTAGTAAAACAATTTCTCGTTTTATTAAAACTACATTAAAAACTGCTTGATATAATCGTCAAAAATTAATGAAATCAAAACAATTAGAAAATACCCAATTAAAATTTAAAAAATTATCTGGTAAAATCCAAATCGATGAAACATTTATTAAAGAAATCCATAAAGGAAATTTCAAATATAAAACTGATCCACGAAGAATTCACCTTGACCCATTCGCAACTAATACTAAATGCTGTATTCAAATGGCAATTGATAATAATAACAATATTTATGTTAAATCCACAATTTCTAACATCCATTTTATCGTCCTTAATATTTTTTTCACTTTTTTGAAATGCTTCCTTTCAGCATTGATCATAATGTGTTATTTCAAATAGTTCATCAGGGTTTGCGTCTTCAAAAAATAAATAAATATTATCAATAAAACTTTTAATTTCTTTACTTAAATTAATTTCACTTTTTGTATTAAAAATTAAAGGTCTATTATGTTGTTTGCGAATACTTATAATAACAGGTCCATTGTTATAAGCTACTTCTTCATTTACACTAAATAAAGGTTTATTCTTAATTAATAAATGAAAAACTTGTGCTAAATGAAGCAATTTATGAAGCATAAATTCTCCTTTATACATTTCAAAGCCAATTTTTTTAAAAAGTTGTTTTGAGTTAAATAAAGCTGGATTTTTACGAATTAAATATTTTGCCATATCCACAACATTATTATTTTTCACAATTAAGACACCCTCCTCCTACCATTATTAACTTAAATTATACACTATTTTAAAAGTAAGAACTCTGGGTGCCGTGCCAATCAGCTATCTATAATTATGAATATAACATATTTTATAAGGATGCTTTTTATCCATTGGTGAAACCAAATTAAAAATCCAACCCCGCGTAAACATATTTAATTATTTTAATCTTTAACCAATAATTTAGAAATTGCTTTCATAAACTTATCTTTCTTATTTAACTCTATACCACTTTTAATCATTTCATCACTGTAACTAATTGTTTTTCTTTTCATTTTAATTTCCCTCCTTAAACTTAATTCAAAATTATTAACTTAATTATACACTTTTTTTTAAAAAATAAGAACTCTGGGAGGGTTGACTTTCACAAAATCTGCGTGTATAATCTAGTTGTTTATTAAATTAAAAAAATTACGGAAGTTCTTTCAATAAAGTCAGGGTCCCCAAGGTCCTGCTAAACGCGGACCCCTAACAGGTTAAAAAGCGGTGCCGAGATTTTTTGTAAGCTTAATAAAATTCTAGTATATTGACGCTTCGTTTGTGGAAGCAACCCGACCAGCCGACATTAAATTTCAAAAACAAAACAAGAGAGACCCAGAAAGGTCTCTTTTTAGTCCCGATTAATTAAATTTATTTTTGGAGGAGTTATTAAATGCAAGAACAAAAAAATAAAAGAAAAATTTTAATTTTGTCGAAAACTCTTGATAAAATAAAAAAAATCATCAACTTGATAATTTTAAAAGGCTTTTATGTAAAATTACTATTTTTACTTTAACTTTTTTATACATTAAAATATAATACCGCTGTTTGTTGGTTTGGAGTTAAACCCTTATGTTGGTATTTTCATTTTCAGAGATTTAAATAATTTTGAATATTAGTAAAACCTAAACCATGATAATGAATTAAGGCTTCTTTAAGACTAGATTGTAATTTACTGATTTTATTTAAGTTACGATAACTAGCTTCAGGATTAATTGTTGTTTTAGTTACACATAAAGTAGAATTTGTTTGTTTTGCTACTAAAAAATATAATTTTTGCATATCAGAAGTAATAATTGAATTTTCGTTAATTAATTCTTTGTTCATATTTTCAATAACTCATTGTTTTTGTAAACGTTTGGTGTTTGTGGATTTAACATAAATATTGTTATTATTATCAATTGCCATTTGAATACAGCATTTAGTATTAGTTGCGAATGGGTCAAGGTGAATTCTTCGTGGATCAGTTTTATATTTGAAATTTCCTTTATGGATTTCTTTAATAAATGTTTCATCGATTTGGATTTTACCAGATAATTTTTTAAATTTTAATTGGGTATTTTCTAATTGTTTTGATTTCATTAATTTTTGACGATTATATCAAGCAGTTTTTAATGTAGTTTTAATAAAACGAGAAATTGTTTTACTAGATTGCCCCAGCAATGAAATTTGAATCAATAAATTTCATTGTTCATAATTTAAATGACTTCAATAAATAAAATGATTACGAAAAGCGTCAAAACTTGCACGGCAATTTTTACATAAATATTTTTGTTTTCCTTCTGAATTATGTCCATTTTTAACGCAATGGTAAGATTCACATTTAGGGCATTTAATACCTTGCGCTCTAAATTTTTGATCAATTTCATTTAAACGTTTTTGTTTTTTTATTAATTCTGCTTGTTGTTTGACTTTTTCATAAAATTCTAAAAATTGATCATCTGTTAAAGTATTTACTAGTTCTTGAATTATTTTTTCCATAATTATTATCCACCTCTATCATATTAAAATATACCTAAAATTAAGTATATTCAATAAATATCAAGAGTTTTCGACAAAATTAAAAAAGAAAAATAAAAATATGGGGGGGTATTTGTGATTACAGGAATAGTAATATCAATAATTTTAGGAATAGTAGCTTATAGCAGAAGTAACAAATACTTTCTAGAATCTGATGGTGAAATAGTCTATTGTGGAAGTACAATATGAATGAAACTACATGGTAGAGATACTAGTCAAGAAAATATTGAATTAATATGTAAATATAACCCCCCCCCCCCAATTTTAAAAAATGAAATGGCAAATATCATAAAAATTACTTTAAATAAAATAATATACTAAAAAGAAGGTTTTTAACCTTCTTTTTAAATTTCTAAATTAATGTATGAATCAGATTTGTTATTAAATAAATAAATATTCATTATTTCTACATATCCATTATTTGTTTCAAATTTAAAATTATATTGACCTTGTCCAAAAATAACAGATAATTCCAATCGCTTGAAATTACTTATTTCTTTTTCTAAAAGAAATTTACATTGCTTAGTAATGTCAAGTTTATTTATTTCTTTAAATCACCTAAAATTACTTAATAACGCCTCTAATCCCTTTCCATAAATATTTATAACACTACTTAATTGTGTTTTTTCAACAATACAATTTACAAAATTTTTACCATAATTTCCATCCGCTAATTTTATATCTTTTGGCAGTAAACTAGGGATGTCGTTTGGTTCTAAATTATTAATTAATGGCAGTCAATTAAACTGGTTACTATTCAATTTAAATAATTGATTTTGCGATATATCATTATTAACTAATTGAATATTATTATTATCAAAATTAAAGTACTCTGATTTTAAAACAACTTCTACATCTTTGAATTTATAATATCCATCATCAAGCAACGGAACTGAAATGAGCTCAAAATAATAAGGCAATAATAGTTTGTAATCATCATTTAAGCCAATATTTATTGACAATTCAGAAAGGATGTATTCAGAAAGCATCATAATAATTTGTTTAAATATTTGTACTGAAGGATGTTTTATTAACTTAGGGTTTTCAAATTTTCAGTCCTCAAAAAGATTAGTAATAACTACTTCGGGTTTTTGACCAACAAATTTATTTTCTTTCAATTTTGCAATATCATCTAATGGAGTATTATTTTTATCATATGTTGCATATTTAAAATTTGTTCGGTAGTTATATGTATAATCTAACATGTCTAATAAAACTTTTTGAAGACTATCAATTTTAAAAATTTCTTTAAATTCTAATTCCACTCTATCATAATTCTTGGTTAAATTATATGAGGTAGCGTCTAGACAACTTGGCTTAAGTCCGCCAATAGCACCAGGTAGAGTGATTGTTTCATTTAAAATAATATTTTCTTTTAATAAATCCACGGGTAGGCAACCAACGGGTACACTCTGATATTTTTGTGTATTTCTAGTAATATGCATTGATGTTACTCTTGCATCAATAAAAACTTTTTTTCTTGATTCTGTTCCGCCACCAACCGTAATCAAATCTAAAGCACTTTTCTCGTTAAAAAACAATTTTGCTTTTTCTCATGCTAAAACTTGACTAGACATTCATTGTTGCAATATTCTAACTTTTGGCTCAGTTTCAATCGGCATTGATAGCATTGGTAACATAACCTTGTCATTTTCTATAAATAATCGTGGATAACCCGCCACGTCGTTTACTTCCCCGATTAATTTAATATTTCCAAATAAAGCTTGCCGTGGAAATTTAATAGTAATTGCTTTAACCTTTGTATCTTCGGGCAATTGTTTTTGAATACGAACAATAATGGGATTAGAACCACGAACTTTAAAATCTTGCACCCGTACTAAAACTGTTTCCTTGGTTACCTTAATTGATTTTGGGGCATAGCGTTCGGTGTAAGAATTTATAATAGACTTCTTGCAAAATTAATTTAAAATATAATTGAATTGTTGTTTTTAATAAAAAGGTGGAATTTAAATGAAATTTAAAAAAAATAATCAAATAAGTGATAAAAATTTTTTAAGATTAACTGGTATTAAACATACTACTTTTAATAAAATGCTAGAAATTTTAAAAATAGAAGAATTAAAAAAGAGATTTCGTCGCGGAAGAACCAATAAATTATCATTAGAAAATCGTATTTTAATGACTTTAGAATATTGAAGAGAATATAGAACTTATTTTCATATTGCAAAAAGTTATGATATTAGTGAAAGTAGTTGTTATAGAAATATCAAATGAATTGAAGACACTTTAATAAAACACCCTAATTTTCAACAACTTACTGGTCAAAAATCACTATTAAAAGATTATTTCAAAGATAAGACTGTTATAATTGATGTAACTGAAAGCCAAATCCAACACCCAAAAAAAGACAAAAACAGCACTACTCAGGAAAAAAGAAAAAACACACAATAAAAACACAAGTTATAATTGAAAAAGATAGTAAAAAAAATTATTAGTTCTGATTTTTCTTATGGTAAAAACCATGACTTTAAAATTTTAAAAGATTCAAAAATTAAATTTTTACCAGAAACAACTGTTTTAGTGGATTTAGGTTATCAAGGCATACAAAAAATTAATCATAATGTTTTTTTAATTTTGTCGAAAACTCTTGATATTTATTGAATATACTTAATTTTAGGTATATTTTAATATGATAGAGGTGGATAATAATTATGGAAAAAATAATTCAAGAACTAGTAAATACTTTAACAGATGATCAATTTTTAGAATTTTATGAAAAAGTCAAACAACAAGCAGAATTAATAAAAAAACAAAAACGTTTAAATGAAATTGATCAAAAATTTAGAGCGCAAGGTATTAAATGCCCTAAATGTGAATCTTACCATTGCGTTAAAAATGGACATAATTCAGAAGGAAAACAAAAATATTTATGTAAAAATTGCCGTGCAAGTTTTGACGCTTTTCGTAATCATTTTATTTATTGAAGTCATTTAAATTATGAACAATGAAATTTATTGATTCAAATTTCATTGCTGGGGCAATCTAGTAAAACAATTTCTCGTTTTATTAAAACTACATTAAAAACTGCTTGATATAATCGTCAAAAATTAATGAAATCAAAACAATTAGAAAATACCCAATTAAAATTTAAAAAATTATCTGGTAAAATCCAAATCGATGAAACATTTATTAAAGAAATCCATAAAGGAAATTTCAAATATAAAACTGATCCACGAAGAATTCACCTTGACCCATTCGCAACTAATACTAAATGCTGTATTCAAATGGCAATTGATAATAATAACAATATTTATGTTAAATCCACAAACACCAAACGTTTACAAAAACAATGAGTTATTGAAAATATGAACAAAGAATTAATTAACGAAAATTCAATTATTACTTCCGATATGCAAAAATTATATTTTTTAGTAGCAAAACAAACAAATTCTACTTTATGTGTAACTAAAACAACAATTAATCCTGAAGCTAGTTATCGTAACTTAAATAAAATCAGTAAATTACAATCTAGTCTTAAAGAAGCCTTAATTCATTATCATGGTTTAGGTTTTACTAATATTCAAAATTATTTAAATCTCTGAAAATGAAAATACCAACATAAGGGTTTAACTCCAAATCAACAAACAGCGGTATTATATTTTAATGTATAAAAAAAGTTAAAGTAAAAATAGTAATTTTACATAAAAGCCTTTTAAAATTATCAAGTTGATGATTTTTTTTATTTTATCAAGAGTTTTCGACAAAATTAAAATAATGTTTTAATTCCTAAAAGAAAATCAAAGAAAAACCCTTTAAATAAAGAAGAAAAGCAAAATAATGAGCGAATTTCAAAAATGAGAATTGTTATTGAAAATGTTTTTGCTATACTTAAAAAATTTAAAATTATTAGTGAAAAATATCGAAATCGTAGAAAAAGATTTGCTTTAAGATTTAATTTAATAGCTTCAATTTATAATTTACAACTATTAGTTTAAATATATTTGATAATTTAAAATTTCAGTCTTTTTTTATTGTAAATAATAATTTTTATTATGTTTTAATGACAAAATATTTGTAAAAATAATCTAAAAATTATTTTAATAACACTTTTATATTTATTTTAAATTTAAAAATTATAATTATCATATTAATTTTGCAAGAAGTCTAATATACAATTCATCCAAATTATTTTCGTTTGCCGGTTCACCAATAGAAACAACATGAAGATTAAATTTGCCGTATAAACTTTCATCTTGAAAAATTATAGTCTTGGCATCGACCATAGTATATTCAACACTATTATCTTGAATATTAGTAGCATTGCGAGCATCTAATTCTAAATTAAAGTCACTAACTTCATAAGCAATCGTTTTTTTAACTTCTAACGGGTCAATAAAGCCAATTTTAACAACATTGGGAGAAAAGTATAAATTAGGTTTATTTGTGTTTTTAATCAGGTTATTTAAAGGGTAAATATATAATTCGCGTTTTCTTGTTTCGTTATAAATTGTATGCAAGTCAGGGTCTGATTGTTCGGTGTAATTTGCAAAGTCCAGTGGAGTATTATCAATTGCATAATCACGATATTTTGTTTCATTTTCTTGACTTGGTTTAGTCTTCCAATCCGCCATTTTCTTGTCCTTTCATATCAATATTATTAATTTCTTTACCAATTGTGGTCGTTACATTCAAATTGACTTTGATTGTCATTTTTTCAAGTTCTTTTGAAATAAAACTGTTACCATTCAAGTCGCGGTCAAATTTAAGTAGTAAGTAAATAAAGTTTGCATGGGCTTCTTCTCGTAATAATAATTTTTGCTCGAGCATATTGTTAGTTTGAATATTAACCGCAGAACTTTCTTGACGAGTTTGTTGAGCCCCTTTATGAATTGCAGGTACATGCATTCCAATCCGTTTATTAATCTCGGTCACATTTCAATCATATAAATAAGTTAATTCTTTTCCTCTAAATTGACCATTAATAGTAGAAAAGGGTATTGGATTTTGTGCTTGATCATAATTCATGACTAAAACATGATTTTTAATAAAATCATCAATAATTTTATTTACATTTTTTTGAACATTACCAACAAGTGAATTTGTATTAATAAGAAATCTTGTGGCGTTTAAAATCGCATCTAGAATGCTTTGTTCATAAAAAATATCTAAAGCTTTCAATTTATCTTCAACACCAGCGATGTCAGCGCGCTCACTTGGTAAATTAGAAAAAATTGCAATTGGTATGTAATTAATTTCTAAAACTTGGTTAATATTTAATTTTTCATTATTGCGTTGTTTTTCAAAATCATTAACTTTTATTATTGTTTGTTCTAATTTGGAAGTGCCATTATTGTCAACAATTTTTTGGTGCTTAGTTCATAAATTTCACGCGTAATTTTTACTTTGCTGTTTTCTAATTGGTAAGTTTCGTACATGCGTAAATTAAGATTATTTTTCTTATAGTCGTCGTAAAAAATTGTACATTGAATTAAATTTCCCAACACATCATATTCTCGCTCTGCTACTCGTATGGGTTGAAAATTCATAATTCCTTGATTTAAAAAAATTAGAAATGCTGAAATACCAATATCGCTAGCTCGTTTCTCATTAATCCAGTTTTTACTTTGAAAATCATTTTTATAAAGTCATGCCATTATTTTTGGTGATAAATCTTGTTGACTAATATTAATTTCCAACTTCTTAGGAGTTAATGCATTAGCCATAGTGTCGGACACATACGATTTATAATAATCTTCATGACCAAAAGGAGCAAAACCATACATTCGCAAAATTGATTTTTCAATTTCGCGTTTTTTAACTACTACATTATCATCTTTATCACTAAATCATTTTTTAGTAAATCGTAATGGCATTATTTACTTTCCAATTCTTCAACTTGTTTTTTTAAAATTTCAATTTTTTCAGAAATTAATTTCCCCAAAGGTACAAGTTCTAGAGTAATAAAGTTTAAAAAGTAAATTAACATTTTCAATCAAAATAATTTTTTAGCCATTATTTTTAGCTCCTCGTTTTGGTTTGTTAATATTAATCTCGTTTTTATTAGCGTTATTATTTTTGATAGCAATAACCATATCAATCTTATTATTTATAATCATTAATTTAGTATCAATTTTATTTAACGCTTCTTTATTTTCTTGCTCCATTTTTTTCGCCTCCTTTTTTGTTTTTAAAGCCGAGATTATTCCCGTAATGCCAGCCGTTCCACCCAAACCGCCAATAATTGCTGTAAAAATACTTGCTACTGTTTCTGAATTCATATGATACTTTCTCCTCTCTTATTTAATTTTAGCCCCTAGGCCCACATAAATGTGAGCTATTAAACTAGTATTTTGTGGGCGGGTTTCTAAAATATCAGTTTCATTTTTTTCTGTTTCGGCTGAAAAAAATAAATAAATTTCTTCCGGGACCTCTTTTGGTCAAGCATCCAAAATAAGTGAGGACTGCATAACAATGTCAGAATCTTCCGGCATGTGGGGCATTGTGCCCACATTTCACCCTGTTGTTGTAAAAAAATAATTTTTTTTTCATTTGAAAACAAAAGAAGAATTGGGTTTGTCTAATTTCGGAGCCACATAAATCGGATGAATGTGGTGACCGACATTGTCATTTTCTGCGTTTAAAGGATTGTCTTTTTTGTGTCGCACAAAATCGCCCTCGCGAAGACTAGGCGTCACCAATTGACTGCCGTCGGCAAGAATGACGGTGTATGCCTTTTCTGAAAGTGGCAGTCAACCCTCTTCCAATTTTTTTAATTGAGAAAATCAAGCAATCGCTCCAATTAACGATTTTTGGATATTTTGAAAATTTTGAAAAATCAAATTTAGTTGCTTTTGTAATTTGGCAGAAAAATCAGCTGTTGTAGCGTGCGTATAATCGCCCTCTTGAGGATTAGGTTGTAAAGCATTTGGTGGTAAAGTCCCAATTTGTTTAGGGAAAGATACCGTTAAAGTTTCTGTTTCATGTTCATAATCAGAACTTGCATATTCCTCAATAACTAAATTAGTTACAGGCCCTCTAAGATTAGGATTTTGGGGGCATGTGTAATCCTGACAGCGACTTTGAAAAAATTTTAATTGTTTTTTTAATCGTTCATTTTTTTCTTTTTCTAATAACTTATCAACAACAAATTTACTGTAATACAAACCTAAATCAATCATATTAGCATCAACTGTATTTTCATCATTATAAGGAATTAAAAAATTTTTTAATTCTGTAAAATTAGCTAATGCTTTAACTCTTTGTGGAATCATATCTTGAGTATTATTTGCTAGAGTAGAGGCAATATAACTTGTACTAGAAGTATTCAAATTTTTTGTTGCATCAACAAAAAATTCAACTGGAACTCTGTTAAACACTCAATGCTCAATCAAAATATAAATCATGTCCATAACGGTTTCTTTAATTTCATCAGGAAAAGTAGTAAATTCTCACTTGTTAAAAATAAAGTCAAGATACATGTTGCAATCATTTTGAGCTCTTAAAGCGAAAGTTTTAAATCAATCATCAAAATTAGCAAAATTTAAATCTTTATATTTAGATGGTATAGCATCTAAAGTTCCAGTAAGTGGTTTGATAGTATGATAACCATTAATGGTTATATTTGGTCAAAGTTCTTTTAAGAGCATTTTTTATCACTTCCGATTTAGTTTTTTATTGATAGTAGTAATTTTTTTAGTTATTTGTTTTTGGATCATATTTTTAGCATTAATTTTCAAATTAATATTTTTGTTTTTAACAAGTGGCCTAACAAAGCGGTTTTTTTAACATTTCGTCCAACAATTCCCTTACCCAAAACACTATCAACGGCTCAATTAACATAGTTGTCTTTATTAAAAACTTGATTAAAATTTTCTTTAACTTTAAATAAATTTCCTTCTTTATAACGGTCATAAGTTATTTTTAAAAGCGGAGTTAAAACTCGATATAACTTTATACTATTGATGTAAAATTCTTGAACATTTGCTGGTAAAAATGGCATTAAAGATAATATGTTACCTTTAGTTTTACCCCAACCAATTGATCAACCACTTTCATACATATAAAATTTAAAAGGACTAGAAGCAGTTATTAATTGTTGTAATTTTAAGGGGGTAGTAATTATTGGCCCTATTGGTTGATATTCAGGATTTTGGTAGTAAATTGTAATCGCAATATCTGTTAGTATTCCTGTTGGTTTAACTTTGACTGCAAAAAAGACATCAAATATTAATGGCAATAAAGTACCATCGGTAATTATTTTCTTTTGCACTCTTGAAATAATGTTCTTAAAATTTGTATATTCTTGAATTTTGGTTGTAGTCTTTAATTCTATCTCTTTAATCGTTTCTCTTACAGGCTCAAACACTTTATTTAAACCTTTTTGAATTTGATATGTTGGCGATAATTTTTTCAATTTTTTTGTTTTTTCCATAATTTTATTAAATCTTTTAAGAAATTGAGAACGAAAAACATTTTCTGCTCGTAAAGTATTTAGTGATAATAATGTACCTTGACGAATTCCTGATTTTTGCATTTGGGTAATTAAATTAAATCAATTTTCTGTTGGCATTTTTGAAATTTCATTAATGTTTGTTCCGTAACGATTTAAAAATTGATTACCTCATTTTTCTTTAAATATCTTTGTTTTAGTTACAAGATTAGGATTAATTTTTCTTAGTAATGTTTCCATTTCCAAAAGTTGACCTAATGTTGTTACATTTGCACTTTTATAATTCTTAACAAATTGTTTTCGTGCCAAAAATCCTAAATGATTTAGCATAGTTTCTTTAGTTGGTTTTTTAGTATAATCAAATCAAGTTTTATATTTGTCAAGAATAATTTTTTTATTATAGACTTGGTACATAACCTGCTCTAAATTATTAGCCGTTGTTATTCCTAAGTGATTAATAATTTTATTTTCTTTCGCTAGATTAAAAAACTTTGTTGTTTTATAAGTTCTTGATATCTTACTAATTTCACCAATAGCTGGCGTTAAATTAAGTAAAGTGCTTATTGTATTACTTTGTTCTTTATAAATATCATAGACTTGATTAATTGTAAAATCAGTTACAACACGCACACTTGAAGCAATTAATTGGGATGTTAAATTTGATAATCCAGCACTTAGAGAAAATTTTAGCGACAGACCCGCAGTAAATTTTGCTAATAAAATACCAATGACTTGCACACCAACAAATTTTAATAATTCCAGTAAAAAATCATTTTCTTGTTTTTGAGGCAACCGCGTAGTTTTAATAACTCTCAACTGCAAAGCAGTTATATTAGTTCCAATGGGCATAATCTAAAAAAGGCTACCTAGCTATAGCCTAATTTCCTTTTTAATCATCTTTTTCACCTTAGTCTCCACCT is drawn from Spiroplasma endosymbiont of Clivina fossor and contains these coding sequences:
- a CDS encoding DnaA ATPase domain-containing protein — its product is MWEQVKTKLMGETIDPIIFNTYIKNTNIHSITNNNECIILVRSGFAKEILTKNLTNKIQIIINQVSNRQLSVKFLEQYEIENMPHQQYDECDDNLKSNKKKFTFTNFVKGACNQDAYQASLAVVKNLGVSWNPLFIYGNSGLGKTHLLHAVENEIIKNNF
- a CDS encoding IS1/IS1595 family N-terminal zinc-binding domain-containing protein, with product MEKIIQELVNTLTDDQFLEFYEKVKQQAELIKKQKRLNEIDQKFRAQGIKCPKCESYHCVKNGHNSEGKQKYLCKNCRASFDAFRNHFIYWSHLNYEQWNLLIQISLPGQSSKTISRFIKTTLKTAWYNRQKLMKSKQLENTQLKFKKLSGKIQIDETFIKEIHKGNFKYKTDPRRIHLDPFATNTKCCIQMAIDNNNNIYVKSTISNIHFIVLNIFFTFLKCFLSALIIMCYFK
- a CDS encoding IS1/IS1595 family N-terminal zinc-binding domain-containing protein, which produces MEKIIQELVNTLTDDQFLEFYEKVKQQAELIKKQKRLNEIDQKFRAQGIKCPKCESYHCVKNGHNSEGKQKYLCKNCRASFDAFRNHFIYWSHLNYEQWNLLIQISLLGQSSKTISRFIKTTLKTAWYNRQKLMKSKQLENTQLKFKKLSGKIQIDETFIKEIHKGNFKYKTDPRRIHLDPFATNTKCCIQMAIDNNNNIYVKSTNTKRLQKQWVIENMNKELINENSIITSDMQKLYFLVAKQTNSTLCVTKTTINPEASYRNLNKISKLQSSLKEALIHYHGLGFTNIQNYLNLWKWKYQHKGLTPNQQTAVLYFNV
- a CDS encoding transposase family protein, giving the protein MKFKKNNQISDKNFLRLTGIKHTTFNKMLEILKIEELKKRFRRGRTNKLSLENRILMTLEYWREYRTYFHIAKSYDISESSCYRNIKWIEDTLIKHPNFQQLTGQKSLLKDYFKDKTVIIDVTESQIQHPKKDKNSTTQEKRKNTQ
- a CDS encoding IS1/IS1595 family N-terminal zinc-binding domain-containing protein, which produces MEKIIQELVNTLTDDQFLEFYEKVKQQAELIKKQKRLNEIDQKFRAQGIKCPKCESYHCVKNGHNSEGKQKYLCKNCRASFDAFRNHFIYWSHLNYEQWNLLIQISLLGQSSKTISRFIKTTLKTAWYNRQKLMKSKQLENTQLKFKKLSGKIQIDETFIKEIHKGNFKYKTDPRRIHLDPFATNTKCCIQMAIDNNNNIYVKSTNTKRLQKQWVIENMNKELINENSIITSDMQKLYFLVAKQTNSTLCVTKTTINPEASYRNLNKISKLQSSLKEALIHYHGLGFTNIQNYLNLWKWKYQHKGLTPNQQTAVLYFNV
- a CDS encoding transposase family protein; protein product: MPKRKSKKNPLNKEEKQNNERISKMRIVIENVFAILKKFKIISEKYRNRRKRFALRFNLIASIYNLQLLV